A window of Bacteroidia bacterium contains these coding sequences:
- a CDS encoding T9SS type A sorting domain-containing protein, whose protein sequence is MYFILIVLALTPLLGLSQTLMPLPGHSTSFGSMTRGYYFTAPVNFNITGLRVPTDVAGSFQHVEVVRFTADAPPAFPSTTNSFVFLAQHYNVNSTSIIPVSIPVNAGEIIGVYGSRSTSSGAGCYVDNSYGACVAPDGYPTNISGSPTTLYRSGYQHAICNSPAANIWYENCNLYYIGRVELYYGTPLSSSYTNFTGKLSDNESEVILNWSFADENYDYCIVERAGNEPFSITPIPFEPLVKEYTNADGVVIREPIQSPLINTDEWHNKKFTEIGRINTKQPIFTFVDKKPLIGKNYYRIKRVHKDGKYECSNVIEIEYGIKPSRIVNLYPNPVINHVQFEFVVSQNGPVEVELYNVQGKRVYAYTAQAVTGINLFMMNMADFKPGSYFLQIRTRDGLLTKKFVVAN, encoded by the coding sequence ATGTACTTTATTTTGATTGTATTAGCGCTTACCCCACTTTTGGGTTTAAGCCAAACACTTATGCCTCTGCCAGGTCATTCCACTTCATTCGGCTCAATGACTAGAGGCTATTACTTTACAGCACCTGTGAACTTTAATATCACAGGCTTACGCGTACCTACTGATGTAGCAGGAAGTTTTCAACATGTAGAAGTAGTGCGTTTTACCGCAGACGCCCCCCCTGCTTTTCCCTCAACTACCAATAGTTTCGTGTTTTTAGCACAGCATTACAATGTCAATAGCACTTCAATTATTCCTGTAAGTATCCCTGTTAATGCAGGTGAAATTATAGGGGTTTATGGTAGCAGGAGCACAAGCTCAGGAGCAGGGTGTTATGTAGACAATTCTTATGGTGCTTGCGTAGCGCCAGATGGCTATCCAACCAATATTAGTGGCTCGCCTACAACTCTGTATCGATCAGGTTATCAGCATGCTATATGCAATAGCCCTGCGGCGAATATATGGTATGAAAACTGCAACCTGTATTACATAGGCAGAGTAGAATTATACTACGGCACACCTTTATCTAGCAGCTACACTAACTTTACAGGCAAGCTTAGCGATAACGAAAGCGAAGTAATTTTGAACTGGTCTTTTGCTGACGAAAACTACGACTATTGCATAGTTGAACGTGCAGGTAATGAACCTTTCAGCATCACACCTATACCTTTTGAACCCTTAGTAAAAGAATACACTAACGCAGATGGAGTTGTGATACGCGAACCTATCCAAAGCCCACTCATTAACACAGATGAATGGCATAACAAAAAATTCACAGAAATAGGGCGCATCAACACTAAGCAACCTATATTTACTTTTGTAGATAAAAAACCTTTGATAGGAAAAAATTACTATCGTATCAAGAGAGTACATAAAGATGGCAAATACGAATGCTCAAACGTAATTGAAATAGAATACGGAATTAAACCCTCACGAATTGTAAACTTATATCCCAATCCCGTAATTAACCATGTCCAATTTGAGTTTGTTGTTAGTCAAAATGGACCGGTAGAAGTAGAACTGTACAATGTTCAAGGTAAGCGAGTTTATGCATATACTGCCCAAGCAGTTACAGGAATCAACTTATTCATGATGAATATGGCAGATTTTAAGCCAGGAAGTTACTTTTTGCAAATTCGCACTAGAGATGGCTTGCTCACTAAGAAATTTGTAGTAGCAAACTAA
- a CDS encoding agmatinase family protein, translated as MNKETIIQNFDPNSVASKRAQVFGLPFNEAQSDLVLFPVPWDATVSYREGTHKAPEAIFEASMQVDLLDKTFGNFWKKGIFMRPVSTEWSKINQETRKKAQGIIRHLEKGKSIKAGSSIEKTLIEVNQTCEKLHAWVEKETFELLKQGKKVGLVGGDHSTPLGFIRALAKIHQSFGILQIDAHADLRKAFEGFTYSHASVMYNVLLTVPQLSRLVQIGVRDFCQEEVNIIQEHNRVVTFFDEDIKNELYTGKTWSEYCDAIIAALPEKVYISFDIDGLNPALCPNTGTPVPGGFDFEQIVFLFKKIKDSQKEIIGFDLNEVIPSKTEWDSIVGARVLFKLCGLALS; from the coding sequence ATGAATAAAGAAACTATCATTCAAAATTTTGACCCCAATAGCGTTGCATCTAAAAGAGCACAGGTTTTTGGCTTACCGTTTAATGAAGCGCAATCTGATTTAGTTCTTTTTCCCGTACCTTGGGATGCTACGGTTTCCTATCGCGAAGGAACGCATAAAGCTCCTGAAGCTATTTTTGAAGCTTCTATGCAGGTAGATTTATTAGATAAAACTTTTGGCAATTTTTGGAAAAAGGGAATATTCATGCGCCCTGTTTCAACAGAGTGGTCTAAAATTAACCAAGAAACTCGTAAAAAGGCTCAAGGTATTATAAGACATTTAGAAAAAGGAAAATCAATTAAGGCAGGAAGTAGTATTGAAAAGACTTTGATAGAAGTTAATCAAACTTGTGAGAAACTGCATGCATGGGTAGAAAAAGAAACCTTTGAATTGCTCAAACAAGGTAAAAAAGTTGGTTTAGTGGGAGGAGATCATAGTACACCGTTAGGCTTTATCCGCGCGCTAGCTAAAATACATCAAAGCTTTGGGATTCTACAAATAGATGCTCATGCTGACCTACGCAAGGCTTTTGAAGGTTTCACTTATTCTCACGCTTCTGTTATGTACAATGTACTGTTGACAGTACCCCAACTGAGCCGTTTAGTCCAAATAGGAGTAAGAGATTTTTGCCAAGAAGAGGTGAATATTATTCAAGAACATAACCGAGTAGTTACTTTTTTTGATGAAGACATAAAAAACGAACTCTACACAGGTAAAACTTGGAGTGAATATTGTGATGCTATAATCGCAGCTTTACCTGAGAAAGTATATATCAGCTTTGATATTGACGGACTTAATCCTGCTCTGTGTCCAAACACAGGAACACCTGTTCCAGGTGGTTTTGATTTTGAACAAATTGTTTTCTTGTTTAAAAAAATTAAAGATTCTCAAAAAGAAATTATCGGCTTTGACCTTAATGAGGTTATCCCTTCTAAAACTGAATGGGATAGTATAGTAGGCGCTAGAGTGCTATTTAAACTCTGTGGATTAGCTTTAAGCTGA